The following are encoded together in the Thermosipho affectus genome:
- a CDS encoding TIGR00266 family protein — MEFKVEFKGSYAILFAHLDPGETVIGESGAMVSISGNVDIKTTTGGVFKALKRAFLGGEHIFLNKYTAKNKSTILFAPRLPGDIDVIDLNGTVFLQSTSYLASEENIDLDTKFGGFKTFFSGEGFFLLKLSGIGKVAISSFGAIFKITLQPVEKLTVDTGHVVAFDETVKYSVRTFGGIKSTIFGGEGLVVDFEGPGNVYIQTRNYPDYVKWIKSIAPKDTGSR; from the coding sequence ATGGAATTTAAGGTCGAATTTAAAGGATCCTATGCTATACTTTTCGCGCATTTAGATCCAGGAGAAACAGTTATAGGGGAATCAGGTGCAATGGTTTCTATTTCCGGAAATGTGGACATAAAGACGACAACAGGTGGAGTTTTCAAAGCCTTAAAAAGGGCTTTCCTAGGAGGAGAACATATATTTTTGAACAAATATACTGCGAAAAATAAAAGTACTATATTATTTGCTCCTAGACTCCCTGGAGATATTGATGTAATTGATCTAAATGGAACAGTGTTTTTACAATCAACTTCATATTTAGCATCAGAAGAAAATATCGATTTAGATACAAAATTTGGAGGATTTAAAACATTTTTTTCAGGTGAAGGGTTCTTTTTATTAAAATTATCTGGCATTGGTAAAGTGGCAATTTCTTCTTTTGGTGCTATATTTAAAATCACACTTCAACCAGTAGAAAAACTAACCGTTGATACTGGACATGTTGTTGCATTTGATGAAACTGTAAAATACTCTGTTAGAACTTTTGGTGGAATCAAATCCACAATCTTTGGTGGAGAAGGACTAGTAGTCGATTTTGAAGGCCCTGGTAATGTATATATACAAACCAGAAATTATCCAGATTACGTAAAATGGATAAAAAGTATCGCACCAAAAGATACGGGAAGTAGATAA
- a CDS encoding glucosaminidase domain-containing protein yields MKKLFFSIIIISFLVFDFFVIYSEFNYFPLFEKEIEVSFESWKDLKNFFDEIGYTSLKNSPRVYLKSFPKDLKDAPVDVRKELFVKIMLPIIRKVNSEILAEREKIIILKKKGDLGKLRKFMKKYYAKSYDELLIKVDKIPEDLAIAQAAIESAWGTSKFAVYANNIFGEWTYEPGTGIVPDERPDGEIYEIEYFRTLEDSVRSYALNLNRLPYYKKFRLIRAGIEKGHPADGLVYYSQMREKYVEIVKTVIKHLPKL; encoded by the coding sequence ATGAAAAAACTATTTTTTTCGATTATAATTATATCATTTTTGGTATTTGATTTTTTTGTTATTTATTCAGAATTTAATTATTTCCCGTTATTTGAGAAAGAAATAGAGGTAAGTTTTGAAAGTTGGAAAGATTTAAAAAATTTTTTTGATGAAATAGGATATACTTCTTTGAAAAATTCTCCAAGAGTTTATTTAAAATCATTCCCAAAAGATTTAAAAGATGCACCGGTAGATGTACGAAAAGAGCTTTTTGTAAAAATAATGTTGCCGATAATAAGAAAGGTAAATAGTGAAATTCTGGCTGAAAGAGAGAAAATCATTATTTTGAAAAAAAAAGGGGACTTGGGTAAATTGAGAAAATTTATGAAAAAGTACTATGCAAAATCATATGATGAATTATTGATAAAGGTGGATAAAATTCCCGAGGATTTGGCAATTGCTCAGGCAGCTATTGAATCTGCGTGGGGAACGAGTAAATTTGCCGTTTACGCAAATAATATTTTTGGCGAATGGACATACGAACCTGGTACTGGAATAGTACCAGACGAAAGGCCAGATGGTGAAATATATGAGATAGAATATTTTAGAACTTTAGAAGATTCTGTGAGAAGTTATGCTTTAAATTTGAACAGATTACCGTATTATAAAAAATTCAGACTAATACGTGCGGGAATAGAAAAAGGCCATCCTGCAGATGGCCTAGTGTATTATTCTCAAATGAGGGAAAAATACGTAGAAATAGTAAAAACTGTGATAAAGCATCTTCCAAAATTATAA
- a CDS encoding nucleotide sugar dehydrogenase — protein MSKLYSKIIEKKALIGVMGLGYVGLPLAVEKARAGYKVIGFDIQQKRVDMVNSGQNYIGDVQDEELKELVSKKILSATTNFDELSKCDVVSICVPTPLDKFKQPDLSYIIQTSKDIAKRLHKEQLIILESTTYPGTTEEVVLPILLETGLKIGNDFYLAFSPERVDPGNIRYKTRNTPKVVGGITKECTKHAKALYENVLDAPVFPVSSPKTAEMAKILENTFRLVNIALVQEMTKVAEKMDVNIWEVINAAATKPFGYMPFYPGPGIGGHCIPIDPFYLSYKAREYDLHLMLVEQAGQIADEMPYYVVQRLGDILNEFKKPFNGSNILVLGVAYKGNIDDMRESPALKVIEILERKKTNISYFDPFIPEFELNGKKYKSIKLTKDNLKNFDGAIVTTGHTLGVDYNLIIENVPFVFDTKNILKNFRSENIFVL, from the coding sequence ATGAGTAAATTATATAGCAAGATAATAGAAAAAAAAGCATTAATTGGTGTAATGGGCTTAGGATACGTTGGACTACCACTCGCAGTTGAAAAAGCAAGAGCAGGTTACAAAGTTATTGGTTTTGACATACAACAAAAAAGAGTAGATATGGTAAATTCAGGACAAAATTATATAGGTGATGTTCAAGATGAAGAACTAAAAGAATTAGTTTCAAAAAAGATACTCAGTGCAACAACAAATTTTGATGAACTTTCAAAATGTGACGTTGTGAGTATTTGTGTGCCTACTCCTTTAGATAAATTTAAGCAACCTGATCTTTCATACATTATTCAAACTTCTAAAGATATCGCAAAAAGGCTTCACAAAGAACAGCTTATAATACTTGAAAGCACCACCTATCCTGGAACAACGGAAGAAGTAGTTTTACCTATTTTACTAGAAACAGGCTTAAAAATTGGAAATGATTTTTATCTAGCATTTAGCCCTGAAAGGGTAGATCCAGGAAATATTAGGTATAAAACAAGAAATACTCCAAAAGTAGTTGGAGGCATCACAAAAGAATGTACAAAACATGCAAAAGCATTGTATGAAAATGTCTTAGATGCTCCTGTATTTCCGGTAAGTTCGCCCAAAACAGCTGAAATGGCAAAAATTTTGGAAAACACATTTAGATTGGTAAATATTGCACTTGTACAAGAAATGACAAAAGTTGCCGAAAAAATGGATGTAAATATTTGGGAAGTAATAAATGCAGCTGCCACAAAACCTTTCGGATATATGCCATTTTACCCCGGCCCCGGAATAGGTGGTCACTGTATTCCAATTGATCCATTTTATTTATCCTATAAAGCAAGAGAATATGATTTACACCTAATGCTGGTTGAACAAGCGGGACAAATCGCAGATGAAATGCCATATTACGTTGTACAAAGACTTGGAGATATTTTAAATGAATTCAAAAAACCATTTAACGGTAGTAATATTTTAGTACTTGGAGTTGCTTACAAGGGAAATATAGACGACATGAGAGAAAGTCCTGCCCTAAAAGTAATTGAAATACTTGAAAGAAAAAAGACAAATATTTCCTATTTCGACCCATTTATACCTGAATTTGAATTAAATGGTAAAAAATATAAATCAATTAAACTCACCAAAGATAATTTAAAAAACTTTGACGGTGCTATAGTTACTACCGGACATACTTTAGGAGTAGACTATAACCTAATTATTGAGAATGTCCCGTTTGTATTTGACACAAAAAATATACTCAAAAACTTTAGAAGTGAAAATATATTTGTTTTATAA
- a CDS encoding phosphatase PAP2 family protein, translated as MKKIILIIIIISTFIFSFSLDEVLVDVESVNYRLENIFLFSGTFLLDGYVNSLDLSMFNNVIIEKINSMGELDFLTFLGITSFLVCFDDPYTSFTMVESVGFTSVITYSLKMIIGRGRPNSYEKPFVFNFFSFEGKNHSFPSGHSAFAWALFTPIAERYGDFFYLVPFLFSFSRLVGNYHWLSDVVFGALIGYSIGKSFYITSR; from the coding sequence ATGAAAAAAATTATATTGATAATAATTATTATTTCTACATTTATTTTTTCATTTTCTTTGGATGAAGTTCTAGTAGATGTTGAATCTGTAAATTATCGACTAGAGAATATTTTTTTATTTTCTGGAACTTTTTTATTAGATGGTTATGTAAATAGTTTAGATTTATCAATGTTTAACAATGTTATTATTGAGAAAATAAACAGTATGGGCGAATTGGATTTTTTGACGTTTTTGGGAATTACATCTTTTTTAGTTTGTTTTGATGATCCATATACTTCGTTTACAATGGTTGAAAGTGTTGGATTCACAAGTGTGATAACATATTCCTTAAAAATGATTATTGGTAGAGGAAGACCTAATAGTTATGAAAAACCATTTGTTTTTAATTTTTTTTCCTTCGAAGGTAAAAATCATTCATTTCCTTCGGGACATAGCGCATTTGCATGGGCACTTTTTACGCCAATTGCTGAAAGATATGGTGACTTTTTTTATTTAGTACCCTTTTTGTTTTCTTTTTCACGGTTAGTTGGAAATTATCATTGGTTAAGTGATGTTGTTTTTGGGGCTTTAATAGGATATTCGATTGGTAAATCATTTTATATAACTTCCAGGTGA